In the Sphingobacterium sp. PCS056 genome, ACAGTACATTGCAGTCCCTGAAAATGATTGGCCTTATTTAAGGGAGAATTTTCCGGATAAGTATGAAGCTCCTTTGTCAATCCCCGTCGATCCTAATGACTGGTTTCATGTCAAAATTATTATTCATAATAACAACATTAAAACCTTTATAAATGGAGATCCTAATCCTGCTCTTATTGTTGAATCTCTTCATCCGAATACAGGTGGCAAAATAGGTTTTTGGACTGGACACAAATCGGATGGTTATTTTTCGGATCTGGTTATTACTCGTGAAGGCAATAGTGTCTTAGTAGAATAATAAAAGATGAGTTAAATATATTTTAGTAAATAAATCCCATGTATAAGTTACTACTAACTTATACATGGGATTTATTTTGACAATTTTAAAATTTGTAGACAAACGCGTTGATATTCATGCCTGCTCCAACAGAGGCGAATAGCGTAATATCTCCTTTATTGATCGAATGCTCGGGTATTTCTCCGTGTAGAATCATTGCTAATAATGTAGGTATGGTTGCAACACTATTATTGCCCAATTTCTGAATGATCATAGGCATAACATTTGGCGGCTTCGGGAGATCGTATAGTTGATAGAACCTGCTTACGATCGCTTCGTCCATTTTCTCATTAGCTTGATGAATGATGATCTTAGAAAGTTCTTTTATGGAGTAACCGCTATTGTCAAAACACGTTTTCATAGCCTGAGATACATTTGTTAGCGCAAATTCATATATTTTACGTCCTTTCATTTTTAAATACTTGGTATTTGAATCCTGATGGAAGTAAGACTTGCCGAAATATAAATAATCGCTTTCATTAAGGGTGAAAGAAGCCGATAGATGAGATAGAAGTCCAGAATCATCTTGATTAGCATCTAGGATTACTGCACCAGCACCATCTGCATAAATCATGCTGTCTCTATCGTGAGGATCTATTACTCTAGATAATGTTTCTGCTCCGATAACCAGACATCTTTTAGCAATACCTGCTTGAATAAATGCATTGGCCTGGATGACGCCTTCAATCCACCCCGGACAACCGAATAATAAATCGTACGCAACACAAAAGTTATTTTTAACCTTTAAAAGGTGTTTAACACGAGAGGCTAAACTTGGAACCATGTCGGACTGTATAGATCCATGCACAACATCTCCATAATTATGAGCAAAGATGATATAATCTAGGGTTTCGGGATCGATCTGAGCATCTTCGATTGCTTTCTGTGCAGCAAGAAAACCAAGGTCAGATGCCACTTGGTCAGTTTCTGCATAACGCCTTTCTTCAATTCCAGTTATTTCCTTTAATTTTTGGGTTATAATTGCATTTGACTGTTTTAATGGTACTCCGTTTTCGTCAAAGAAAGTAGACTCGTCAAAAAATTTATTTATAACGGTATGTAAAGGAATATAATTTCCAGCGCCTATAATTTTGCTATTCATTTTTTTTTATATTACTTATTAATGTAGTCATTATTACTGATATCTGCAAATCTGCATCTCACGGCAATTGTAAATTTTATCAATCTAATATAATTTTCCTTTATTTGTGAATATTATATTTGTATATTAAGTTAAAGCTATACTTATGTAGTTTTTAAATTGGTTCACACACTATTATTTGATTTTATAATGGGTAATAATTGTAATTTGATATTAGGTTCGTTTTATACGAAAAATCTTGTAGATGAACTTCAGCTTTCGATGTGCGTGTTTATTAACAAGCATAAACAAAAGTCGATCGGGTTATTTCTCATGAGCGATCTAAAAGTAGATAATGAATTATTGGTCAGTTATGTACAGAAAAATGCAGGTCAAGGTCCAAAGCTTATCATCAATGAGGATTTGGTATTAAAGCATTTCAATAATAAAAAGGAACAATTTTACTATTGGAAGGGTACTGTCGCTACAATTCGAAGTATGGTACGACTATTGGATTTCTATTGTTTTACTGAATTGGGACAAAAACCGATTACTCCGATTGAAGGTCATCCATTTGTTATTCAAACAATGTATATGCTCGAGGAGGTGGAAAAGAGAAATTTGCAGATTGAAGCGAAGCTGAAGCAGTAATTGTTTTCGCTTTTATACATCATGTATATGAATTTAGAGTGACTTGTATTTGAATAAAACATTAAGATTGATTCTTCAAATTTGCTCGTTACGATGATTTGGTAATTCTCCGATTTTGGTTGATATTATTTATACAGGATGATTTCCTGAACTCGTGAAAAATTCAACCTCATTTCCAATCTTTGAGTACCATATCTTTCCTATATCTTCCATACTCAAAGTATCTTTATTCTCTAAAAGTTTTATAATCTATGTTTATCACGTGCTATAACCATATTGGGTTGGTTTTTAGCAGCGCAGTCTACTTTTTCAAATTTATCACCGTACCAACACATACATTCCTTAGATGTGAAGGTGTAGATTATAGTGGTAATAAAAAAAGTTAATAAAGGACAAGATTATGCTCGATCAAATCAGTTGGGACTGTGGAAACTATATGAAAATCCAGTATTTGATTAATGTCTACACGTTTCAATTAAAAGTTTTCTTAATAAAAGCTCGACCTCTTTAGCATGGGTAATGGTCATAAAATGACCAGCATGATCGATTACATAAGATGTCTTGATATTATTAATGGGGATTATACGATCTTTACTCCCATGGATATGAATGAGATCAGCTGAAATGATTTTATTTTTCCAGTTTAATATTTTATCGACTGCCCATGCTAAGAATTGTGGGTCAGTATCACGTAAAATCTGTTTGAGCATCAATTTGTCTTCTTCGTAAGTTATGCCAAAGAAATAATTCATCACCATAGTATGTTTTTTGAGTAAATTATTAGGAATAATATTATTGAGTTTTAGCGCTCCTATGATTCTGTAAAGTACGGGTATTTCCTTATTGCACTTTGCGGAGGCTAGCAGTATTATTTTTTTTACTTTAATTATCTTTGCTATTTCCATTGCCATCATGCCTCCAAAAGATAGCCCGATTAGGATGGGATTTTTGACTGTTATTTTTAATGATAACCTTTGAGCATATGATACCATTGACTCACTCGGAAGCGGAGACATCCAATCTAAGTATTCTATATTTATACCTTCAAAGGTTATTTTTGAAAATACTCTTCGATCTACGCCCAATCCGCTTAGTATATAAATATGACTGTTGCTCATGTACTAATTGATGATTATACTTGATGAATAATTCAATTCCTTAAAATTTATAGAGATATTGACCGGAATCTATATTTTATTATTAATACTTTTAAATTAGTGAAAATATCACAAAATCGATCTTATGAAAATTATTTTTTTGGTTTAATGGGAAGATGTTCAATATAAAATTTGAAGCAAACATGTTACATTATGATTTGGGAAATTAATTATTGTCAGAAAAAAAATATTTCTAATCAAAGGATTAGTCACTTCTTTTTGATCGCTGTAGAAATTTAGTTATTAAAAATGTGAATTTTGGATATAAGCTTACATGATTTGTCAGATCATGTAAGCTTAAACTAATTATTTTCCAGTTATTGCAATTTTGATTTCATTTCCTTTATCAAGTCCACTAACACCACCGCCCGTGTATTTTACGGTGTATTTTCCCGGCTTAATGGTGTAATTCTTGGCTAGATTATATATGGTGCTCACGCTATCATGTGGTTGCACATGAATAAAGCTGTCTATAGGAGGGGGCATTATTCTTCTAGCCATAGGACCAGTAAAAAGTGCTTCGTTGCCCTCCTCATCGAGAACTTCCATGTATTTTCCTAAAAATGGTTCAAAAGGTGTTTCCCATTTGCAAAAATGCTGCACCGTATCTGCATGATTGATCACAGTGAAAGACAATTGTACAGAATCTATTGAGAAATTATTACCTATTGTTCTTAAATGTGTTTGAAGTGTGGGTAGTGCGGAGTCATTTTGTTTTACTTCATTGGACGAGCTTACCGTTTTTTGATTTTGACAACCTGTTAACGTTACAGCTGCAATACATAATATTAAGGAATAGTGACGAATCATACATTTTTGAATTTTAATAATTAATTATTATTGTGTTTAGGATGTATTTAGATCGATGACATGTTACTGAGAAAGGGGAGTGCTAATGAACATTTTTCATATCTGAAATTGTATTGTGCTCAATATCATTACTTGAGCGAAATATCTGATACTTCAATCAATTCGGGTCCGCCCTCTAAAGGATAGCCTGCGAGCTTTTTACCTTTAATTATAACAGATTTATTTATATAATCATCCAACTTTATTTTAATACTTTTCAACGCATAGCTTTTATTCTCTGCATTTATCATGTGTGTTCCATATTGAAAGGTAGTTATTCCTAACGGAATTATTTCCCCTGTAATAACAAGATTGCTCTTATCTCCAGTATTTTTCATACTGCAGCAGCTAGAGAGAAAGCCTACAAGCATGGTGAATATCACGATCTTTTTCATACATACTAAACGATTAAAACAATATTTATGCTACACATTTAATGGTATTAAATAAATCAGCTTAGAAATTGATAAACATACTGGTGCCTGATATCTCTTTATATATACAAAACGCCCATATATATATGAGCGTTTTGCATTACTTTAAATATACTAATCTATATTTTTCTTATAGATTTCTTCTGCTTCTTTATCATCAAAAAGACGCATTTGTTTTACTAACTTTTTTTTCATCATCTTGACCACAGCGCCATATCCAGGATCAAGATATACATTATGAAGTTCTTGAGGATCTTTTTGTAAATCAAATAATTCCCAGGTTTCTAGACGTTTGTAATATCTGATCAATTTGTATCGGTCATCACGCACTCCAAAATGTGGACTTACTGCGTGCTCCCCATTTTCAAAATAATGATAGAAAAGATCTTTCCTATGTTCTTTGTTAGGTTTTTTGAGCACATGTACAAAAGATTTACCTTGGATATCCTTCGGCTTTTTGACCGATGCAAGTTCAAGTAGAGTCGGTGCAATATCGGCATTGACCACTTTGGCATTAATTTCAGTATGGGGTTTTATCAATGCTGGATAGCGCATGACCATCGGTGTACGGAAGGATTCTTCATACATCCAACGTTTATCAAACCAACCATGTTCGCCCATATAAAAACCTTGATCGGACAGATAGATGACGACTGTATTTTCCTTGAGTTGCTTACTGTCTATATAGTCCAATACTTTTCCGATGTTCCTGTCCATGGATTGTGCAGTATTGAGGTAATCGGTCATATAGCGCTTAAATTTCCACTCTGCTAAAGCTTTTCCCGTCAACTTGGATTGCTTAAGTTCTTCATAGATCGGTCTGTAATAATTGATGTATTTTTCTTGCTGTGCTGGTGTCATGCGTTTAAAATTACCATCCTGCATCATCGCTTCAACAGATTCGAACATCTTTAGATCGTAGCCCATGCGCATATCCTTATCAATAGACATCTCCTGAAGCTTGGCTGGTTTACGGCTTTCGTAGTCGTCGTAAAAGGTTTCCGGTAATTTAAAATCAACGCTGTCATAAGTGCCAAAATCTGCAGGATCGGGCATCCAGGTACGATGGGTCGCTTTATGACCGATAACCAAGCAAAAAGGTTGTTCTTGATTTATGGTATCGAGCCAATTTAAAGCTTTGTCGGTCACGATATCTGAAACATATCCTTCACTTTGTTTACGTCCTTGTTTACTGATAAAATCTGGATTGAAATAGGTGCCTTGATCAACCAAGATGTCATAATAATTGAATCCTTGTAATTTATCCCCCAAATGGATTTTACCGACCCAGGCGGTATTGTAACCGACCTGCTGGAACTGTTTGACAAATAAATCTTGACTGAAATCGAATTCGGAAGTCTCGTTATCCTTAAAACCATTTTTGTGGCTGTACTTTCCTGTCAATAAAGTGGCCCTACTGGGGCCACATATTGAATTGTTGACAAAAGCATTTTTAAAAATAGCCCCCTCATTGGCGATACGATCTATCTGGGGTGTTTTTCCGTATTTTGAACCATATGCTCCTATGGTTTGATAGGCATGGTCATCGGAAATGATGATCAAGACATTAGGTCTTTTTTGTCCGTAAGCATGTCTTCCTGTAGTCAAAGCAAGCGCTAGAATTACAATAAAACTTAATTTCATGAGCCTTTTTGTTTAAAGTTGATGGTTAATTCTTCTTTTGAAGTGGAGTTTATTTTGACCCATCCTGATCGATCTTGACCCGAATCATTTGCTTTGATCGTCAGCTTTTGTGTTACATTACCAGATCCGAATTTGCGTTCCACACTGTACCACTGTGCATTTGCCGGTAAAGTAACCCACCAGCCATTGGTGGTCCCCTCAATACTTATGGTATAAGTACCTGCTATTTTCTCTATTTCGTTTGTCACGGTACTGGTCACCTGAAATGGACCAGAGACAGGTTTAGCAGGAAGGTTTTCTTTTTTGCAAGCAATTAACGATAATAAGATTAGGAGTATAAGGAAACCGAAGTTTCCTTTTTTATAAATTAATGTCTTCATGATAGTGATTTTACCAGTTTGGGTTTTGTTTCCATTTACCATTTGTCAATTCGATCATCCGTTGCTGGATGGGAAGTAAGTAATCTCGATCGACTCTAAATCGATAGCCACTTGGCAATACTGCTTTGTAAGGATCCATGTAGCGTGTAGCATCACCAGGATTACCTGAAAGGAAGAAATTGACATTTTTTCCTGTTGGTGCTGTGTCATAGTATAAAAGATTGTCTTTGTAAAAACCTGCACTGCTGTTTTCTTGCGCAATATTGCTTCCCGTAAAAAGGATACCTAAAGGTCTTTTGCCAACGATCAGTTGATCAGCAGCTGCCCAACGGAAAATATCTTGCAAGCGCTGACCTTCAGCTACGAGTTCAACACGTCTTTCTCTTCTCACTGCTTGTATATATTTGTCTAGCTGTGCAAAAGGATAGTTTACTGAAGTATTATATTCTCGGTCGAAGTCCATGTCAGGCATATTAACGCGTGCACGCAATGGTCGTATCGCATCAATAATTTTACTCGGATCTTCTTTAAGTTCAGCTATAGCTTCCGCATAGTTGAGCAATACTTCTGCATAACGAAAATAAATGACAGGAGCAGCACTCATGCCATCATCAGATACGGCAGGAAGACTATTGTACTCGACATATTTGTACATCGGGTAACCTGTGGTGGAACGATTGAATCCACTTTGATTGATCGGTGGAAAATTGGCTGCAACAGCATCAGGTCGTAAAGGTGCCTGTGGCACTACTGCTGTTTGTGCCAATCGTGGATCACGAACTGTAGGTCTTAAATCTTGGCTGTATGTTTTTTGCACTTCGGTCTGTAGTGTACCTACAAATGGTTTCCCATCTGCTGTTAAATAATCACTCACGAGACTCTGGGTCAAACCGATATCTCCTCCTCCTGTTGATAGATATTTGGAAACACCGTGACCGACATTTTCTGAAGGATTATAGCGTCGATATAATAGAACCTCATTGTTTGTAGAAAGATTTGCCGTATTGAACATATTGCGATAATCATCATTGAATTTTCCGGTGGTATATATTTTCCAGCGATTACCATCTATAATAGTCTTGGCGGCATCACGTGCTTGAGTCAGATAACTCTTAATCTTATCTTCTGTAGCTTCCGTGCTCGCAAATGGTGTCCCTTTTAATTTATGGTACCGCTGCCACGTTCCTTCATAAAGACCAACTCGCGATTTTAATGCCAGAGCCACATCACGGTGCACACGCATACTCGCATTAGTAGATGCTGTAGGTAAAAGATCGATTGAACGGTTCAGGTCGTTGAGGATAGAGTCTACGATCATAATACGACTATCCCTAGCTAATAACGTGGATTCATCTTCGGAACTCAACAATTGATTGACCCACGTGACATCACCATATTTTTTCACCAACTCAAAATAATACCAAGCACGAAAGAAATATGCTTCGCCAACATATTTATTGATTTCAGTTTGATTTCCTTTTGCATTGTTGGATTTTTGGAGAAAAAAATTAATTGCTCTTATTTTATAATATTCAGGAATTGTATCGGCATTAGCAACCGTTAACTGTCCGCTAAGTCTCGGATCTACGCTGGTAAATATCATGTTATCGGTACGTGCGTCATCAAAAGCAGGCCCAATACCACCGGTAAAATTCGGATGACCGGGTAAAGTTTGATAGAATTGATTGACATACAATTTAAGCTCATTGGTCGAAGATAAACTCCCTGTTGTGGATAGCTGATCCAATGGTTCCCGATCCAGAAAATTACTGTTGCATGCTGAAAATATCGTAATAATTGCTGCAAGTAGGCATAAATATAGATTATATAGTTTCATGTTGCTCGGATTAAAAATTAATGTTTAGACCAAAAGAATACACTTTGCTCAAGGGATATATCTTCCCAGTACCTGAACCGCCGTTAATGGTTTCTGGGTCAAACATTTTCGCCAATGGGCTAAAAGTCAACAAGTTTTCGCCACTAACGAATAGATTGATGCGTTCGAATTTCCAGCGCTGTATTAATGATTTTGGAATATTATAACTGATAGTTAGATTTTTGAGGCGCAAGTACGCAGCACTTTGCAAATAACGGGTTGAAGATAGCTGTGTCTTATTGATATAAGAATTGATGGCACCTGCAGGTGCTGCATAAGGATTTGGATAGTAAGCATCAGGATTACTTTCAGAGAAATAATCTAAATGTTGTTTGAAAACGGTCACTTGTGCTAAGGCACCTGCTCCCCAGAAATAAGCATCGGCAACTGCTGGACTAAAATCTCTTTTACCAATACCTTGCCACAGTATATTCATCGATAAATTTTTCCACGTTAATCCACCAGAGATACTATAGCTA is a window encoding:
- a CDS encoding 3-oxoacyl-ACP synthase III family protein, whose translation is MNSKIIGAGNYIPLHTVINKFFDESTFFDENGVPLKQSNAIITQKLKEITGIEERRYAETDQVASDLGFLAAQKAIEDAQIDPETLDYIIFAHNYGDVVHGSIQSDMVPSLASRVKHLLKVKNNFCVAYDLLFGCPGWIEGVIQANAFIQAGIAKRCLVIGAETLSRVIDPHDRDSMIYADGAGAVILDANQDDSGLLSHLSASFTLNESDYLYFGKSYFHQDSNTKYLKMKGRKIYEFALTNVSQAMKTCFDNSGYSIKELSKIIIHQANEKMDEAIVSRFYQLYDLPKPPNVMPMIIQKLGNNSVATIPTLLAMILHGEIPEHSINKGDITLFASVGAGMNINAFVYKF
- a CDS encoding alpha/beta hydrolase, with the protein product MSNSHIYILSGLGVDRRVFSKITFEGINIEYLDWMSPLPSESMVSYAQRLSLKITVKNPILIGLSFGGMMAMEIAKIIKVKKIILLASAKCNKEIPVLYRIIGALKLNNIIPNNLLKKHTMVMNYFFGITYEEDKLMLKQILRDTDPQFLAWAVDKILNWKNKIISADLIHIHGSKDRIIPINNIKTSYVIDHAGHFMTITHAKEVELLLRKLLIETCRH
- a CDS encoding sulfatase translates to MKLSFIVILALALTTGRHAYGQKRPNVLIIISDDHAYQTIGAYGSKYGKTPQIDRIANEGAIFKNAFVNNSICGPSRATLLTGKYSHKNGFKDNETSEFDFSQDLFVKQFQQVGYNTAWVGKIHLGDKLQGFNYYDILVDQGTYFNPDFISKQGRKQSEGYVSDIVTDKALNWLDTINQEQPFCLVIGHKATHRTWMPDPADFGTYDSVDFKLPETFYDDYESRKPAKLQEMSIDKDMRMGYDLKMFESVEAMMQDGNFKRMTPAQQEKYINYYRPIYEELKQSKLTGKALAEWKFKRYMTDYLNTAQSMDRNIGKVLDYIDSKQLKENTVVIYLSDQGFYMGEHGWFDKRWMYEESFRTPMVMRYPALIKPHTEINAKVVNADIAPTLLELASVKKPKDIQGKSFVHVLKKPNKEHRKDLFYHYFENGEHAVSPHFGVRDDRYKLIRYYKRLETWELFDLQKDPQELHNVYLDPGYGAVVKMMKKKLVKQMRLFDDKEAEEIYKKNID
- a CDS encoding RagB/SusD family nutrient uptake outer membrane protein; the protein is MKLYNLYLCLLAAIITIFSACNSNFLDREPLDQLSTTGSLSSTNELKLYVNQFYQTLPGHPNFTGGIGPAFDDARTDNMIFTSVDPRLSGQLTVANADTIPEYYKIRAINFFLQKSNNAKGNQTEINKYVGEAYFFRAWYYFELVKKYGDVTWVNQLLSSEDESTLLARDSRIMIVDSILNDLNRSIDLLPTASTNASMRVHRDVALALKSRVGLYEGTWQRYHKLKGTPFASTEATEDKIKSYLTQARDAAKTIIDGNRWKIYTTGKFNDDYRNMFNTANLSTNNEVLLYRRYNPSENVGHGVSKYLSTGGGDIGLTQSLVSDYLTADGKPFVGTLQTEVQKTYSQDLRPTVRDPRLAQTAVVPQAPLRPDAVAANFPPINQSGFNRSTTGYPMYKYVEYNSLPAVSDDGMSAAPVIYFRYAEVLLNYAEAIAELKEDPSKIIDAIRPLRARVNMPDMDFDREYNTSVNYPFAQLDKYIQAVRRERRVELVAEGQRLQDIFRWAAADQLIVGKRPLGILFTGSNIAQENSSAGFYKDNLLYYDTAPTGKNVNFFLSGNPGDATRYMDPYKAVLPSGYRFRVDRDYLLPIQQRMIELTNGKWKQNPNW